In the Maribacter sp. MJ134 genome, one interval contains:
- a CDS encoding amidohydrolase family protein has translation MKKSMLLLCLFWCSTTIFAQDYFPENEGVKANNNNYTAFTNAKIYVTPTEVVQKGTLLIQNGKVVSVGSNVTVPKNSIVVDLSGKSIYPSFIDVYSKFGVEQPKRKPGGGRAAQYEAERDGFYWNDHIMPENNAIQQFKYDDKSAKELREAGFGVVNSHIHDGIARGTGVLIALNGDGTDANRILDDKSAQYFSLNKSVLKKQAYPTSVMGALALLRQLYSDADWYAKGNSDTKDRSLEALIENNGLPQIFEANDKGHALRADKIGDANGIQYTILGGGNEFERIAEIKATNAKYIIPINFPEAYDVSDPYQAGYVSLKDMRYWNQAPSNPKVLAENGVPFSLTPYDLKSISKFKSNLMKAIEYGLSETKALEALTTVPAQILGKTAQIGSLKAGTYANFLITSGPIFEKSTTLYENWVQGNKNSINNKDIKDIRGDYKLSLQGESYDLSITGEVAKPKLEVKQDTSKLKSKLNYKDNWLTMSFTTDEGTETYRMIGAVTKEAANLSGRLILPDGTESFFTATKKADFNEKDKEKSEMATPTVMPVTYPNVGYGFTKKPEQENLLIKNTTVWTSEAAGILENTDVLIKNGKITKIGKDLGAGGATVIDGTGKHLTAGIIDEHSHIAALAINEAGHNSTAEVKMEDVVDPEHMGIYRSLAGGVTSLQLLHGSANPIGGRSAILKLKWGEEADGLIYKNTPKFIKFALGENVKQSNWQSFSRFPQTRMGVEQVFMNYFQRAKEYDTKKKAGKPYRYDEEMEVLAEIINGERFISCHSYVQSEINMMMKVAEKFGFRVNTFTHILEGYKVADKMAEHGVGAGTFSDWWAYKYEVNDAIPYNAAIMQAQGVTVAINSDDREMIRRLNQEAAKTVKYGGMTELEAWKMVTINPAKLLHIDNRVGSIKEGKDADVVLWSGHPMSIYTKAEKTIIEGVTYFDLKKDKQQREAIKKERNDLVKMMLKEKAGGAKMQAPKQSVKRNFTCESL, from the coding sequence ATGAAAAAAAGCATGCTCCTGCTATGCCTATTCTGGTGTAGCACTACAATTTTCGCACAAGACTACTTTCCTGAAAACGAAGGTGTTAAAGCGAACAACAATAATTACACTGCATTTACCAATGCCAAGATTTATGTAACCCCGACAGAAGTTGTTCAAAAAGGCACCCTGCTTATTCAAAATGGTAAGGTTGTTTCCGTTGGTTCCAACGTTACGGTACCTAAAAATAGTATTGTGGTAGATCTAAGCGGAAAATCCATTTATCCGTCGTTCATTGATGTCTATTCCAAGTTTGGAGTAGAACAACCTAAAAGAAAACCAGGAGGCGGTAGAGCTGCGCAGTATGAAGCAGAACGTGATGGTTTTTATTGGAACGACCATATCATGCCAGAAAATAATGCCATACAACAATTTAAATACGATGACAAATCTGCCAAAGAACTAAGGGAAGCTGGTTTTGGCGTGGTGAACTCTCATATTCATGACGGTATAGCAAGGGGCACCGGAGTTTTGATTGCCTTGAACGGGGACGGTACGGATGCCAATAGAATTCTGGACGATAAATCCGCACAGTACTTTTCTTTGAACAAAAGTGTACTCAAAAAGCAAGCCTATCCAACCTCTGTAATGGGAGCTCTAGCCTTGTTAAGACAGTTGTACAGCGATGCGGATTGGTATGCCAAAGGTAATTCCGACACCAAAGACCGGTCCTTGGAAGCACTGATTGAAAATAACGGGTTGCCTCAAATTTTTGAAGCTAATGATAAAGGTCACGCGCTGAGAGCAGATAAAATTGGAGATGCCAACGGCATTCAATACACCATCTTAGGAGGAGGAAATGAGTTTGAACGTATTGCAGAAATAAAAGCTACGAACGCTAAATACATCATTCCCATAAATTTTCCCGAAGCTTATGACGTATCAGACCCCTATCAGGCAGGTTATGTGTCCTTAAAAGATATGCGCTACTGGAACCAAGCACCATCAAATCCAAAGGTTTTAGCAGAAAATGGGGTTCCCTTTTCACTAACGCCTTATGACCTAAAATCTATATCCAAGTTCAAAAGTAACCTGATGAAAGCCATAGAATACGGACTTTCCGAAACCAAGGCGCTAGAGGCCTTGACTACCGTTCCTGCTCAAATTTTAGGTAAAACAGCCCAAATCGGGTCACTTAAAGCGGGCACATATGCCAACTTTTTGATTACCTCAGGTCCTATCTTCGAAAAATCCACAACCCTATATGAAAATTGGGTTCAGGGGAATAAAAATAGTATAAACAACAAGGATATAAAGGATATCCGTGGCGATTACAAGCTAAGTCTACAAGGTGAGTCTTACGACCTCTCTATTACGGGTGAAGTGGCCAAACCTAAACTAGAAGTAAAACAAGATACCTCAAAATTAAAATCCAAGTTAAACTACAAGGATAATTGGTTGACCATGTCCTTTACGACAGACGAGGGAACAGAAACCTATCGCATGATAGGAGCTGTGACAAAAGAGGCAGCAAACCTATCGGGGAGATTAATACTTCCAGACGGCACGGAAAGTTTCTTTACCGCTACAAAGAAGGCTGATTTTAATGAAAAAGATAAAGAGAAAAGTGAAATGGCCACTCCAACAGTAATGCCCGTTACCTACCCTAACGTGGGTTACGGTTTTACAAAGAAGCCCGAACAAGAAAACCTGCTCATAAAAAACACCACGGTATGGACGAGTGAAGCGGCCGGAATTCTTGAAAATACGGATGTCCTAATCAAGAACGGTAAAATAACAAAAATAGGGAAAGACCTTGGCGCAGGTGGCGCTACCGTAATTGATGGTACCGGGAAACATTTAACCGCAGGTATTATTGATGAACACAGCCATATTGCAGCTTTGGCCATAAATGAAGCAGGGCATAACAGTACTGCGGAAGTTAAAATGGAAGATGTTGTGGACCCAGAACATATGGGCATCTACCGTTCGCTTGCCGGTGGTGTTACCTCTTTACAACTATTACATGGCTCCGCCAATCCTATTGGTGGTCGTTCTGCCATACTAAAATTGAAATGGGGGGAAGAAGCTGACGGACTTATCTACAAAAATACACCAAAGTTCATCAAATTTGCTTTAGGAGAAAATGTAAAGCAATCTAACTGGCAGAGTTTTTCTCGTTTCCCTCAGACACGAATGGGTGTGGAACAGGTATTTATGAACTATTTTCAACGTGCCAAAGAGTACGACACCAAAAAGAAAGCGGGAAAACCTTATCGTTACGATGAGGAGATGGAAGTATTGGCAGAGATTATCAACGGAGAACGTTTTATTAGCTGCCACTCCTATGTTCAAAGCGAAATAAATATGATGATGAAGGTTGCGGAAAAATTTGGTTTCCGAGTAAACACCTTCACCCATATTTTGGAAGGTTATAAGGTAGCGGATAAAATGGCGGAGCATGGCGTAGGCGCCGGAACCTTTAGTGATTGGTGGGCCTACAAATACGAAGTAAACGACGCTATCCCCTACAATGCGGCCATCATGCAAGCGCAAGGAGTTACGGTAGCCATCAACAGTGATGACCGTGAAATGATAAGAAGATTAAATCAAGAAGCGGCAAAAACCGTTAAGTATGGAGGCATGACCGAGCTGGAAGCTTGGAAAATGGTTACGATAAATCCAGCAAAATTATTGCATATAGATAATCGCGTAGGAAGTATCAAAGAAGGGAAGGATGCTGATGTGGTATTGTGGTCCGGCCACCCCATGTCCATCTATACAAAGGCTGAAAAAACCATTATAGAGGGCGTTACTTATTTTGATTTAAAAAAGGACAAACAACAGCGAGAAGCCATTAAGAAAGAACGAAATGATTTGGTGAAAATGATGCTAAAGGAAAAAGCAGGCGGCGCAAAAATGCAAGCTCCAAAACAGAGTGTTAAAAGAAACTTTACCTGTGAAAGCCTTTAA
- a CDS encoding molybdopterin molybdotransferase MoeA codes for MIPFKEAYDKVLSYSMNLGVEKVNLMNSSGRILAEDIKADRDFPPFNRVTKDGIAISYAALANGVTKFRMEGIASAGMPQQCLKDENACLEVMTGAVLPLKTDTVIMYEHLTIEDEWVVINKAVTQGQNIHYQGSDTSQGTVILKKGHVIGPAEIGVMASVGADKINVQALPRVCTISTGDELVNVNETPEPHQIRKSNSITLQVALSKLGIVASALHLKDDKTTIRKGLENALQENDVLLLSGGVSMGKFDFIPEVMDVLGVEKVFHRVAQRPGKPFWFGFHEDHNTAIFSFPGNPVSTFANYHIYFLPWLKTSWNVPIQNTFVRLVEELQINLPLTRFIQVRTRWKDGALHATPVSENGSGDLTSLVKSDGFICLEPRKAIYKVGELVIFVPTR; via the coding sequence ATGATACCATTTAAAGAAGCTTATGACAAAGTGCTTTCCTATTCTATGAATTTAGGAGTGGAAAAGGTAAATCTGATGAATAGTTCTGGTAGAATTTTAGCGGAAGATATAAAGGCCGACCGTGATTTTCCTCCCTTTAATAGAGTTACTAAGGACGGTATTGCCATCTCATATGCTGCTCTTGCGAATGGTGTTACCAAGTTTAGGATGGAAGGTATTGCTAGTGCAGGAATGCCACAACAATGCTTAAAAGATGAAAATGCTTGCCTAGAGGTAATGACCGGCGCCGTGTTACCCTTGAAAACGGACACGGTAATTATGTACGAGCATCTAACTATTGAAGATGAATGGGTGGTAATCAACAAAGCGGTCACTCAAGGACAAAATATTCATTATCAAGGAAGTGATACATCCCAGGGGACTGTGATTTTAAAGAAGGGACACGTTATAGGGCCTGCCGAAATTGGAGTCATGGCTTCCGTTGGTGCCGATAAAATAAATGTGCAAGCTTTACCGAGGGTTTGTACCATTTCAACTGGTGATGAGTTGGTTAATGTAAACGAAACGCCAGAACCACATCAGATAAGAAAATCTAACAGTATTACACTCCAAGTAGCTTTGTCTAAACTCGGAATAGTAGCGTCAGCATTGCATTTAAAGGATGATAAGACAACTATAAGAAAAGGACTGGAAAACGCGTTGCAGGAGAATGATGTGCTGCTTTTAAGTGGTGGTGTCTCCATGGGAAAGTTCGACTTTATTCCAGAGGTCATGGATGTATTGGGAGTGGAAAAAGTCTTTCATAGAGTTGCACAAAGACCGGGAAAACCTTTTTGGTTTGGTTTTCATGAAGACCACAATACCGCTATTTTTTCTTTTCCTGGGAATCCCGTGTCGACATTTGCGAATTATCATATTTATTTTCTTCCGTGGCTTAAAACTTCTTGGAATGTTCCAATACAAAACACCTTTGTGAGACTAGTCGAGGAGCTACAAATTAATCTACCACTAACCCGGTTTATTCAGGTAAGGACTCGCTGGAAAGATGGTGCCTTACATGCAACGCCCGTGAGTGAAAATGGCTCGGGGGATTTGACCAGTTTGGTAAAATCCGATGGTTTTATTTGTTTGGAGCCTAGAAAAGCTATTTATAAAGTAGGGGAGCTGGTTATTTTCGTTCCTACAAGGTGA
- a CDS encoding penicillin acylase family protein, whose product MRHLFLLSIITLLFSCKESQRVNSNELIVAGLQEPVEIIRDEWGINHIYAKNQHDLFFAQGYAAATDRLFQFEIWRRQATGTVAEILGERELKRDIGTRLFKFRGDMTAEMNHYHDEGVEIITAYTDGVNAYIEEILKTPEQLPIEFKILDLKPQKWTPEVVISRHQGLLGNIGDELTIGRAVAKLGPEKTKDLFWLHPKEPDLNIDPKINANLLSDNILELYDAYRQTVKFKKEDNVSEYKNIDLEEEVLSVIEDKNDSLSIGSNNWVVKGELMADGNTYMANDPHRTIAVPSLRYMVHLVAPGWNVIGGGEPEIPGISIGHNEYGSWGLTVFRTDGEDLYVYELNPENHTQYKHNGAWVNMTQISETIKIKGKEDYLAQLNYTVHGPVTRIDKENNVAYAVRCAWLEPGGSPYLASLRMDQAKTWEEFREACNYSHIPGENMIWADKAGNIGWQAVGIAPIRGNFSGLVPVPGDGRYEWDGYLPIIEKPNDYNPAKGYLATANQNVTPENYTRWDAIGFSWSDPYRGNRVDEILSNRTKKLTMEDMKALQTDYLSIPARILVPMLKEYDFSDKAAEAKTKLNDWDYRLETSSVPAAIYVAWENQIKNMANYRFIPKEAKGIIKTLQMKRIMDWITKPDSHFGANPILGRDKFLKDAFIKAVSELETNLGSDMSQWHYGQAKNKHTYMEHALSHAVNDVTRSKLELGPLPRGGNAYTTGSTGGNLRQSSGASFRMIVNTGDWDAAIGTNGPGQSGNPDSPFYNNLFEPWAKDKYFPVYYSRNKIDSVAVGAKILRPLEW is encoded by the coding sequence ATGAGACATCTATTTCTCTTAAGTATTATAACACTTCTATTTTCCTGTAAAGAATCTCAAAGGGTTAATTCAAATGAATTAATAGTTGCCGGACTTCAAGAACCAGTAGAAATTATTAGAGATGAATGGGGCATTAATCATATATATGCCAAAAACCAGCACGATTTATTCTTTGCCCAAGGTTATGCCGCTGCAACAGATCGTCTTTTCCAGTTTGAAATTTGGCGTAGACAAGCCACGGGCACCGTAGCCGAAATACTTGGAGAACGCGAGCTCAAAAGGGATATCGGCACACGTCTCTTTAAGTTTAGAGGCGATATGACAGCAGAAATGAATCATTACCATGACGAAGGAGTTGAAATTATCACTGCTTATACCGATGGTGTAAACGCATATATTGAGGAAATCCTTAAAACACCCGAGCAGCTCCCCATAGAATTTAAGATACTAGATTTAAAACCTCAAAAATGGACTCCAGAGGTCGTTATTTCAAGACATCAAGGTCTTCTAGGTAATATTGGAGACGAACTGACCATAGGACGTGCCGTAGCCAAGTTAGGCCCGGAAAAGACAAAAGATTTATTCTGGTTACACCCCAAGGAACCCGATTTGAACATAGACCCAAAAATTAATGCTAATTTACTATCGGATAATATTCTGGAACTATATGATGCCTACAGGCAGACCGTAAAATTTAAAAAAGAGGATAATGTTTCCGAATATAAAAATATAGACCTAGAAGAAGAAGTGCTCTCTGTAATCGAAGACAAAAACGATTCTTTGTCCATAGGCAGTAACAACTGGGTGGTAAAAGGTGAACTGATGGCAGATGGCAATACCTATATGGCGAACGATCCTCATAGAACCATAGCCGTTCCCTCACTACGCTACATGGTACATTTAGTAGCCCCTGGGTGGAATGTTATTGGTGGTGGTGAACCAGAAATCCCTGGAATCTCCATTGGTCATAACGAATACGGCTCATGGGGCCTTACTGTTTTTAGAACGGATGGTGAAGATTTGTATGTATATGAACTGAATCCTGAAAATCATACTCAATACAAACACAATGGAGCTTGGGTGAATATGACACAAATTTCAGAAACTATAAAAATTAAGGGCAAAGAAGACTACCTTGCTCAATTAAATTATACCGTACATGGTCCCGTAACCCGTATAGATAAGGAAAATAATGTAGCCTATGCAGTACGGTGTGCTTGGTTAGAACCGGGAGGCTCCCCTTATTTGGCATCCTTACGCATGGACCAGGCCAAAACATGGGAGGAGTTCAGGGAAGCCTGTAATTACAGTCATATACCCGGAGAAAACATGATATGGGCCGATAAAGCAGGTAATATTGGCTGGCAGGCGGTGGGCATTGCCCCTATCCGCGGTAATTTCAGCGGACTTGTACCCGTCCCAGGAGACGGACGCTACGAGTGGGACGGTTACTTACCCATCATTGAGAAACCAAACGATTACAATCCCGCTAAAGGTTATCTGGCCACGGCCAACCAAAACGTAACCCCGGAAAATTACACGCGTTGGGACGCTATCGGGTTTTCATGGTCCGACCCTTATCGTGGTAATCGCGTAGATGAAATTCTAAGTAATCGTACTAAAAAATTAACTATGGAAGACATGAAGGCACTTCAGACAGATTATCTTTCTATTCCTGCACGGATACTTGTTCCTATGTTAAAAGAGTATGATTTTAGCGATAAAGCAGCCGAAGCGAAAACTAAACTAAATGACTGGGATTACAGGTTAGAAACCAGTTCCGTACCTGCTGCCATTTACGTTGCGTGGGAGAATCAAATAAAAAACATGGCCAATTACCGTTTTATCCCCAAGGAAGCAAAAGGTATCATAAAAACGCTGCAGATGAAGCGCATCATGGATTGGATTACCAAACCAGATAGTCATTTTGGAGCCAATCCCATCTTGGGAAGGGATAAGTTTCTAAAAGATGCTTTCATCAAGGCCGTTTCAGAATTAGAAACAAACTTAGGTTCGGATATGAGTCAATGGCACTATGGACAAGCAAAGAACAAGCATACCTATATGGAGCATGCCTTGAGCCATGCCGTCAATGATGTCACCCGTTCAAAGTTAGAACTTGGTCCACTTCCAAGAGGAGGCAATGCTTACACAACCGGTTCTACGGGCGGTAATTTAAGACAAAGTAGTGGCGCATCATTTCGTATGATTGTTAATACGGGAGACTGGGATGCGGCAATAGGAACCAATGGCCCTGGCCAATCGGGTAATCCCGATAGTCCATTTTATAATAATCTTTTTGAACCCTGGGCAAAAGACAAATATTTTCCCGTGTATTATTCTAGAAATAAGATTGATTCTGTTGCCGTAGGTGCAAAAATACTACGTCCGTTAGAATGGTAA
- a CDS encoding sulfite exporter TauE/SafE family protein — MQIPIESLVVLCLGFFVIATLYSAVGFGGGSSYLALLTIFLSGFFAIRSIALVCNLVVVSGSTYLYFKNNHATLKDFLPFVLTSIPLAFFGASFRLEENIFFMILGIALIVSALSLALQTFQLKETETNTYPNRLSYLLGSGIGFLSGLVGIGGGIFLAPILNHLRWDKAIKIAALASFFILVNSVSGLIGLLYSGTLELPWIETLCLAATVFMGGQLGIRMSLRRLSAKGIKRITALLIFIVGLRVLVINGLEL, encoded by the coding sequence ATGCAAATACCCATTGAAAGTCTTGTAGTGTTGTGCCTAGGCTTTTTTGTAATCGCCACTTTATACTCCGCGGTGGGTTTTGGTGGAGGTTCTAGTTATTTGGCATTGCTGACCATATTCTTATCTGGTTTTTTTGCCATAAGGTCCATTGCTTTGGTATGTAATTTAGTAGTCGTATCTGGAAGCACGTATCTCTATTTTAAAAATAATCATGCCACTTTGAAGGATTTTCTTCCCTTTGTGCTAACCAGTATTCCTTTAGCTTTCTTTGGGGCTTCCTTTCGACTAGAAGAAAATATCTTTTTTATGATATTGGGAATTGCATTAATTGTGTCTGCTTTGTCCTTGGCTCTTCAAACGTTTCAATTGAAAGAAACAGAAACAAATACCTATCCGAATCGCCTAAGTTATCTTCTCGGTAGTGGTATCGGTTTTTTATCCGGACTAGTAGGCATTGGAGGGGGTATTTTTCTAGCACCCATTTTAAATCATTTACGCTGGGATAAGGCTATAAAAATTGCCGCCCTAGCCAGTTTCTTTATCTTGGTGAATTCTGTTTCGGGCTTAATTGGGCTATTGTATAGCGGTACCTTAGAATTACCATGGATTGAAACCTTATGTCTGGCGGCCACTGTTTTCATGGGAGGGCAATTGGGCATTCGTATGAGTTTAAGGCGGTTGTCCGCAAAGGGAATAAAGCGTATTACCGCACTGCTTATCTTTATAGTAGGTTTGCGTGTTTTAGTAATTAACGGACTGGAACTATAG
- a CDS encoding amidohydrolase family protein, whose amino-acid sequence MKNSILVIAVIGIFFKGIAQQTPASEQKEAISIEGATAHLGNGEVIESSLIMFEDGKITFVGDSKMKIARKGKVIDATGKHIYPGFIAPAKTLGLVEVNAVRASDDQDEIGDLIPHVRSLIAYNAESKVVESMRPNGVLLGQIASSGGRISGTSSIVQFDAWNWEDAAIKVDDGIHLNWPRSFRQGRWWMGEDRGYRPNKNYGEETDAVVTFMKNAMAYGKSEPKEVNPAFKAMQGIFNGEQKLYVYADGEKEIIDAVNTLKANGAQEVVLVGGYQAYKITDFLKKNNIPVLVQFTHNLPVFDDDDYDLPFKLPKLLMDAGLLVGLQNTNASNFQTRNLPFYAGQVGQQGLDKEKALQLITSNNAKILGIDGDYGTLETGKSATLFISEGDALDMRGNQLTHAFIDGRDISLETHQTELWKRYMGKYEGK is encoded by the coding sequence ATGAAAAATAGTATACTAGTAATCGCTGTCATTGGCATCTTCTTTAAGGGCATAGCACAGCAGACTCCAGCTTCTGAACAAAAGGAAGCCATTTCCATAGAGGGTGCAACTGCACACCTCGGTAATGGAGAAGTAATAGAAAGTTCTTTAATTATGTTCGAGGACGGTAAAATTACCTTTGTTGGAGACAGTAAAATGAAAATTGCCAGAAAAGGTAAGGTCATCGATGCTACGGGAAAACATATTTATCCTGGTTTTATAGCACCTGCTAAGACCTTAGGTCTGGTGGAGGTCAATGCTGTAAGAGCCAGTGACGATCAGGATGAGATAGGAGACTTAATACCACATGTCCGCAGTCTTATCGCTTATAACGCAGAATCCAAGGTGGTGGAAAGCATGCGCCCTAACGGTGTCCTGCTCGGGCAGATAGCGTCTTCGGGCGGTCGTATCTCCGGAACCTCGTCCATAGTGCAGTTCGACGCTTGGAACTGGGAAGACGCAGCCATTAAAGTTGATGACGGTATTCATTTGAACTGGCCCAGAAGCTTTCGTCAAGGCAGATGGTGGATGGGTGAAGATAGAGGCTATCGACCTAATAAAAATTACGGTGAAGAAACCGATGCAGTGGTCACTTTTATGAAAAACGCAATGGCCTATGGAAAATCAGAGCCCAAAGAAGTGAACCCCGCATTTAAAGCAATGCAAGGTATTTTTAACGGGGAACAAAAGCTATATGTATATGCGGACGGTGAAAAAGAAATCATAGACGCCGTAAACACTCTTAAAGCCAATGGTGCTCAGGAAGTAGTATTGGTAGGCGGATATCAAGCCTATAAAATCACGGATTTTCTAAAGAAGAACAACATACCGGTCTTGGTACAGTTTACGCATAACCTTCCTGTTTTTGATGATGACGATTATGACCTTCCCTTTAAACTGCCAAAACTTCTAATGGATGCAGGCTTATTGGTTGGCCTTCAAAATACGAATGCTTCCAATTTTCAAACTAGAAATCTTCCTTTTTATGCCGGTCAAGTCGGTCAACAAGGTTTGGATAAAGAGAAAGCATTGCAGCTAATTACAAGTAATAACGCTAAAATTTTGGGTATAGATGGAGATTATGGCACTTTGGAAACAGGCAAAAGTGCTACTTTATTTATTTCTGAAGGAGATGCGCTAGATATGCGTGGCAATCAATTAACGCACGCGTTCATAGATGGTAGGGACATTTCCTTGGAAACCCATCAAACAGAACTTTGGAAAAGATATATGGGCAAGTACGAAGGAAAATAA